The DNA segment AGATATGggagtttattgagattgtcggcttgcctagtattgagataagcgccatcacgacaggtgagattttgggtcgtgacagctttgGAGTGATTAACTAAGACCGTAATCATTCCTGAAGCTGCATGAACAAAACATCAAAACATTCAAAGTAATTGcaaatgaaataaatgtatgcccaagagatactcttgactgcgAAGCTAAGTTGCGGCCATCGATTGGCAAAACATCGGTGACGAGGTTTGCGACTATCTATTCTGGCATCCGCTGCGACAGAGCGGCAATGCGAATTGCTTTGTTGGCGAAGTTTACAATTTTTCTATATACAAGGCTCCGGTTGGCGAAGCCGACGTTGGATTTGTACTGGGCACTCCGATTGATTGAATTGACGGTTTGCTACATACACGGCTCCAATTGGTGAAATTGATGGCTCGTTTGTACAGGGTGCTTCGATTAGTTGAGCAGGCGGTTTGCTATATACTGGGCTTTCTTTGACGAATCCAATGATCAGTTTTGTATAAGGTGCTCTGGTTGTTTGAGCAGGCAATTTGCTATGTACAGGTTTTTCCGCATCAGTTGTCTAATTCTGAAGTACCTGCAAAGGATTCAGAGGTTAGATTTAGTTGTACCAGATGGAGGAAGATAGACAATCTTAGGCAAGTGGCGGATCCATCATTTTCCCCAGTATGGTCTTAGTGCTTCCTTACTCCCTATTGACCATgcactcaaagaaaaattcttagtgGGGGCGGggaagttggtttgtgtcgaTCACTGTGTTGGTTTGCTCCGGCCTTAGACATGATTGCGTCATGACATTCTGTAGATGGAACAAATTACTgtctatatattttattttagaaaacattttgaaaatacTTTGCTTTTAAAACGAGCGTCGTTCcggattatgacatgttatgAAAGTTTCTCCACACGCGAACGTATCCTCTTGAAAACTTTGTCCTGTTGATGTCGACCAACATGACTGCTTGCTATTGCAACTACGTCCTAATTCAAACTAATGCATTACAAGGTTTTCCTAAGGTTAAGACTGAACCCTTTCAGGTTGCCTACCTATCCAAAACGGAATCAAGTCTGAACGTAGTTCGTGGATTATGATAAAATATGATGAAATGACCGAGCCTGACTCAGGCAACCTACGTTTTCAAATAGAATCAAGTCAAAGCGTAGTTCGATTACAACagatgcaaaatgatgagattaaGAATGAAAATGCCCAAGTCTGACTcagatgaggattgcctacgtattcctttCTAAGGAAATCAATTCAGCGTAGTTCCTGAGCAACATAAAAAAATGATATTTGGTTTTTTTATTACAAAAGAGAAGGGGTAGAGAAACTAAACCCTACgtggttgcctacgtatccctctgTAGGAagtcaggttgaacgtagttctgttacatcaaaacctaactctatttgtcttcaaacatagtatctcttgattgcgtctgagttgataggctttGTATTGACTCTTTCATCCATTTCTTTCAAGATTAGAGCTCCACTCAACAGTGCTCGGTGAACTacataaggaccttgccagtttggtgcgaactttcctttagcttcctcTTGGTGgggaaagattttcttcaataccaactGCCCCGGTGCGAACTGACAAGATTTCACTCTTTTGTTAAATTCACTGGTCACcctgttctgatacaactgaccatgacatactgcatccATTCTTTTCTCGTCAATGAGAATGAGTTGCTCTTGCATGACCCGTATGCACTCTGtgtcatccattttttcttcttagATAACCCTTAAAGACAGTATTTTGACATTTACGGGTATCACAACTTAGTATCGTATACCAATATATACGGCGTTGCCCTAGTGGATGTTCTCATGGTAGTTCGATAACCGAGTAAAGCGAAAGGTAGTTTCTCGTACCATTGTctgtgattgtccactatctttcacagaattctcttgatattcttgttggctgccttgactgccccattcatttgtggtttgtaggctgtagaattGTGGTGGACGATTTTGAACTTCTCGCAGATTTCTCTCATGAGGTCACTGTTGAGGTTAGCGACATTTTAAGTGATAATAGACTCTGgtatcccaaatctacaaatgatgTTATTTCGGACGAAATCTGCTACTATATTCTTTGTGACGGCCTTGTAAGTAgatgcttcgacccatttggtgaaatagtcgatagcTACCAAGATGAAAGAAtgtccatttgatgcggcaggctctaTAGGTCCAATCACGTCCATGCCTAAAGCGGCGAACGGCCAGGGTGAACCCATTACGTTTAACTCATTTGGCGAAACTCGGATGAAATCTTGTGAATAtggcactggtgacacttctATATGTAGCGGATACTGTcattttccatagtcatccaaaaatatgaaGATCTCAAGATTTTCTTGGCTAATGTgaacccattcatgtggggtccgcacgtTCCTGCATGTATTTCCTCCAATAATTCGCTTGCCTCGGCGATgtctacacatctcaacaaacctaagTCTGGGGTCCTCCTGTACCGGATTTATCCATTGAGGAAAAAATTGTTTGCCAGCCTCTTGAGGGCTTGCTTTTGACCATTAGTAGAATTCTCTATGTATTCTTTGGTTGcaaggaatttcttgatgtcgtGATACCATGGTTTACTATCTAGTTCTTTATCTTCATGGAAGCAATAGGCATGTCGATGTAGTTCTTGTTTGGATGTtgaatcatagatgatagggttgcAAGGGCGTCAACGAACTCGTTTTGAATCCCGGGGACATGCTTGAACTCAATCTTTGTGAACTTTTTACATAGTTCATTCACGTAATGCACGTATGGAAGTATCTTGAAATTCTCGGTGGACCATTCCCCTTGGACTTGGTGTATCAATAGATCGGAATCCCCTATGACCAAAATTTCTttgatgttcatgtcgactgccattctAATCCCAAGGATGCAtgcttcgtattcagccatattattagtATAGGGGAATCTTATCTTTGATGATGTTGGATAGTGTTGTCCGGATTCTGAAATCAGGACTACCCCAATTccgactcctttgaagtttgctgctccatcaaaaaacattctccacccAAGGTACGATTCTGTAATATCTTCTCCATCAAATaatacttcttcatcgggaaaatacatggTAAGTGGCTCGTAATCCTCATTCTCTGCGAGGTGGTCGGCTAAAGCTTGCCCTTTGATAGCCTTCTGAGTTAAGTACACATTGTCAAATTCGCTAAGGAGA comes from the Nicotiana tabacum cultivar K326 chromosome 14, ASM71507v2, whole genome shotgun sequence genome and includes:
- the LOC142168805 gene encoding uncharacterized protein LOC142168805, translated to MPTGKQAKEQILLSEFDNVYLTQKAIKGQALADHLAENEDYEPLTMYFPDEEVLFDGEDITESYLGWRMFFDGAANFKGVGIGVVLISESGQHYPTSSKIRFPYTNNMAEYEACILGIRMAVDMNIKEILVIGDSDLLIHQVQGEWSTENFKILPYVHYVNELCKKFTKIEFKHVPGIQNEFVDALATLSSMIQHPNKNYIDMPIASMKIKN